The genomic segment GGCCTCAGTGAACCCGCCCGCTCGGGCGAAACTGAAGGTGAGCGCATATCCGTGCAGGCCCCCTTCACTGGCGAGGAAATCGGCTGGGTGATGGCGGGCACGAACGAGGACGTGGCCCGTGCATTCGAGCGGGCCCGCAGCGCTCAACTGCAGTGGCGCGAAGAGTCGTGGGCGCGGCGGCGGGCTATTGTGAACAACTTCCACGATCGGCTACTGCGCCACCGTGATCTGCTCTGCGATATTGTGCAGCTCGAGACGGGAAAGAACCGTGCCTCGGCCTTCGATGAGGTCATGGACGTGGCCACCAATGCCCGTTACTACGCTCGGCATGCCGAGAAATTCCTAGCCCCGCAGCGGCGCCGCGGTGCTGTGCCGGTGCTGTCGCGCTCCATGCAGTATCACCATCCGCACGGGGTGGTGGGCCAGATCAGTCCGTGGAATTATCCGCTGTCCCTCGGCATAGGCGATGCCATTCCTGCCCTTTTGGCCGGTAATGCTGTGGTGCTCAAGCCCGATAGTGCCACGCCCTTTACGGCGTTGCTCGCCTATCGATTGCTTTTCGACGCCGGACTCCCGCGCGAACTAGTGCAGATCGTCACCGGCTCCGGCACGGTTGTCGGTGCGGCTGTGGCGGAGCAGTGTGACTATCTTATGTTCACCGGTTCGAGTGCCACTGGGGCGCTGCTGGGAGCTACAGCAGGGCGCCGGCTGATCGGTTATTCGGCGGAACTCGGGGGTAAGAATCCGATGATCGTCGCCGCGGATGCCGATTGTGCTGCGGCGGCGCGGGTTGCCGTCGATGGCTGCTTTAGTAATTCGGGCCAGCTGTGTGTCTCTATCGAGCGGATCTACGTGGACAGACGACTCTTTGACCAGTTCCGCGAGGCGTTTGTGCAGAAGGTGAAAGAGATTTCCCTGGTGAATGGCTTTGAATGGGGCGCGGGCATGGGCTCATTGGCTTCGGCGCAGCAGCTGGAGACGGTGCGCTCCTTCGTGGATGATGCTCGCGCCCACGGCGCCCAAGTGCTCACCGGTGGGCGGGCGCGCCCAGATCTGGGTCCCTATTTCTACGAGCCCACCGTGCTTGCTGGTGTGCCCGAACAGGCTCGGCTGCGACGCGAGGAGGTCTTCGGGCCTGTGGTGTATCTTGAGGCTGTCGATACCGCGCAGGAGGCGATCGAGCGGGCGAATGACACCCGTTATGGGCTCAATGCCAGCGTGTGTGCCGCGCCCGCAACCGCGTGGGCACTTGCCCCGCACGTGGAGTCGGGCTCGGTGGCGATCAACGATGGCTACACCACTGCGTGGGCTGCGATCGATACCCCCATGGGCGGGCGCAAGGATTCCGGTCTGGCGCATCGCCATGGCCGCGAGGGCATTGTGAAGTACACGGCCTCTCAAAACGTCACTGAGCAGCGGTGGATGTCGATCCGGGGCCCGCAGCGGCTACCGCGCCGCGGCTATGCGGCAATCATGGCTGCGGCGCTGCGTGTGGGCAAGACACTGCGTTTTCTCCCCTAGGGGCGGGCTTCGGCGTCGATACCGTGCACGATGATTCCGCCGAGCACTTGATAGGTGTCTTGAATGGGCAGCGTGTGGGCGTATTCCCCGGCCTGGATGTGGGTCATGGTGGTCTCGATGAGGGTGGCGAGGAAGGACGCGGGTACCTCGCGGAATTCCCCAGCCTCCATGCCTTCGGTGATGAGGCGCTGGATGGTGGCGGTGGCTGCGCGGGTATTGGTCACATATACCTCGGCTGCCACGGGGAGGGTGGACATATCGTGCATGAATGCCTGGGAGGCGGGCTGTAATGCCTCGGACATCGCGTTGAAGTAGCGCTCTAATGCTTGTCGACGACTCCCCGCGTCCGCAATAGCCGCCTCCGTGTACTCGGCCACGTCCCGAAAGAAGCTTACGAGCACTCGGCGAATGATCTCATCCCGAGTGCGGCCCACCGCATACATGGTGGATTTCGAGCAATGCAGGGTACGCACCGCGTGGTCGATAGTGAAACCGGCGAAACCGTGGGCGAGAAACTCCTCGCGCAGGGTGGAAAACAGCTCGCGCTGACGCGGGGTGAGCGAGGCGGCGGTGGGGGTAGTGCGTGTCATGGATGGGGCTTTCTTGCGCAAGGTCAAAGGCTCAGGGGCTGTACATTCCACACAACAACTGTACAATCCGTGAGTAAACCGTACTCTGTGGTCCAGAGCACATTGTGTCTCGTGGTTTTCGTCCTTGATTCATCTTAGGAGCACCCCATGTCCCACTCTCACGCCGGACTCCCCACCGATCCCGCCCTGCTAGCGAAGGCGCATGTACCCGATGCCGATATTCTCGGTGTGGCCAGCATGCTCAGCGAGCCAGAACGCGCCCGCCTGGCCCAGCTGCACGATGTTCTCCAAACTCGCGTCCGTCCCGTGGTGGGCGAATACTGGGATCGAGAGGAACTACCCTTCGAGCTGCTCCCATTGCTTGCCGAGCACGGACTGGGCGAACTGGAATTCTCTGGCGCCTCACGGCTGTTCCGGGGTCTGGCCTATGCCGAGGTGACCCGCGCCGATGTGTCGCTGTCGGCACTGGTGGGTATTCATAACGAGCTGGTGGTGGATCTCATCAACCAACTGGGTTCTGAGGAGCAGAAATCCACATGGCTGCCAGGGCTGCGCCGCTTCGACAAGGTCGGCTGTTTTGCCCTCACCGAGCCGGAGCACGGCTCCGATATTGCGGGTGGGCTTGCGCTGAGCGCAGAACGCACGGCTTCCGGCTGGGTACTCAATGGCGCGAAGCGCTGGATCGGTGGCGCTACCTTCGCGGACTTCGCCATTGTGTTCGCCCGCGACGTGGCTGATGGGCAAGTGAAGGGCTTTGTGGTGGAGCTCGACCAACCGGGAATAAAGCGAACAAAGATTGCGCGCAAGATGGGGTTGCGCATCATGCAAAACGCAGATCTGGTCTTCACCGACGTGGAAGTTCCCGAAGGTGCATTGATTCCTGGGGCGGAGTCTTTTGCCGCCACCAATGAGATGCTGCGCAACTCCCGTGCCTGGGTGGGCTGGCAAGCCGCAGGCATCCAGCTGGCCATGTTCGATCGGGCCCGAGAGATCGCGCTCAAGCGCGAACAGTTTGGCAAGCCCATCGCCGCATTCCAACTGGTGCAGGAACAACTCACCCGCATCCTCGGCAACGCCACCGCGACCTTGTCCATGATGGCCTCCATCGCGCGGCTGCAGGAGGAAGGCGGATTCGATATGCCCCATGCGGCCCTCGTCAAGGCCACCGGCACCCGGTTGGCGCGGGAATCAGCACAACTCGCCCGCGCTATCGGCGGCGGCAATGGCATCCTCACCGAGCATGAGGTGTCCAAGCTCCTCGGCGACGCCGAGATTCTCTACACCTATGAGGGCACCTACGAGATCAACTCCCTCATTGTCGGCCGCGCCGTTACCGGTATCTCTGCCTTCGTGTAATCCCCGGCACTAACCCTGCAGCATCTAAGGAGCATCTATGCAGATTCAACCCGGCAGCGTCGCCATCATCACTGGAGGGGCCTCGGGCCTCGGGGCGGCTACCGCCCAGCACCTGCGCGAGCAGGGAATGACCGTAGTGGTGTGTGATCTTCCCGCCGCCATCGACGCCCTCGAGCAATCACCGCAAGGAGTGCACTATATTCCGGTGGATGTGACCCACCCAGAGCAGGTGAGTGCCGCGGTGGACCGCGCCGCCCAGCTGGGCGATATTCGGGTCGTGGTAACCTGCGCGGGCATTGCGCCGTCCAAGCGCATCGTGGGCCGCAACGGGGCGCATGACCCAAAGCTGTTCTCGACGGTGGTCAACATCAACCTGTGCGGCACCTTCTCCATGCTGGCTGCGGCCGCGGCCGCGATGGCTGAGCAGGAGCCGGTGAACGAGGACGGCATCCGCGGCGTGATCATCATGACTGCCTCAGTGGCTGCCTTTGAAGGCCAGATCGGTCAGGCGGCCTATGCCGCCTCGAAGGGAGGCGTTCACGCCCTCACCCTCACCGCCGCGAGGGATCTCGCCCGCAACGGCATTCGTGTCAACGCCATTGCCCCTGGGGTGGTGGCCACCCCGATGATGGCCGCGATGCCCGATGCGGTCCAAGAAGAACTCGAAGCGCGGGTTCCGCTGCCGGCGCGCATGGCACGCCCAGCGGAATATGCCGCGCTGGTCGAGAGCATCGTGAGTAATGACTACCTCAATGGAGAAACCATCCGTTTGGACGGGTCCTTGCGGATGCCCCCAAAGTAATCCCGAATAATGCCTAGGCCGCGGCGGAGATCCTCCTCCGAGGCCGCGAAGGAAATCCGAATATGGCTCTCCCCGCTGGGGCCATACTCGGCACCTGCTCGCACGATCACCCCGCGCTCGGCGAGCTCCTCGGCCACTTGGGCAGAAGGCAGTGGGGCGCCATAGCGGAAGAAGGCATAGAATGCGCCTTCCGGTGGGAAGAGGGTCACGCCCTCGATGGAGTCCAGTTCTTGGGCCACGAGATTGCGTCGAGAAGCAAAAGCCCTATGGATCGGCTCCAGCTCCGCCTCTGGCAGCCGCATCGCCGCTGCGCCCGCCAGCTGGGTAGCGTGTGAGATCGAGCCATTGAAGGTGCGGTGGAATTGGCCGATTGCCGAGATCGCCGCTGCCGGGCCAGCCACATAGCCCAAGCGCCATCCCGTCATGCAGTACTTCTTAGAGAAGGTTTGCACATAGAGCAGCCGCTCCCGCAGCTCAGCCACCTCGAGGGCGCTGCTAAAGGGCTGCTCAGTGTAGGTAAGCGAGCTATAGGCCTCATCCGCCACCACCAGAGTGTCGGTGCCCGCGGTGAGCTCGGCGAGCATGTCCAACTCCTCTCGGCGGTGAACGATGCCCGTGGGATTCGACGGGTTAGAGAAGATGATCATGCGCGCGCCGGGCAGCACCCGCTCCAGCTCAGCGCGGTCAAAATGCAGATCCGGGCCGAATTCCGCAAAGACCACCTCGCCGCCGGCGAGAGTCACTTGGTCGGCGTACAGGGAATAAGCCGGCTGGGGGATCACCACTTTATCGCCGGGACTAATGAGCGCGAAGAACAACGCCCCTAACCCCGCAGTGGCGCCATGGGTGAGCACGATATTGTCGGCAGCATTCCACTCGCTCGTGATCGGAGTACGCGGCAAATCCTCTAAGATCGCCTGGCGCACCTCACACAAGCCGTGCTGGTCGGTGTAGCGGGTATTCCCGTTGTGTACTGCAGAGATGCCGGCCTCAGCGATCGCAGCGGGAGTGGGGAAATCGGGTTCGCCGAGGGCGAGGCTCACAGCCCCGTCCGGAACGGCGCCCAGCGGCGGTCGTAGGGAACTGGCTCGCTGATCAGCGATGCGCTGGGCTGGGCGGTGGAGTGCGGACGGGGACATGCGAGCTCCTTTATTCATCCTTGTTCAACATTTTCACTTGCTCCTCCTCGGGAGCAGGCTCCATCTTGCCGGCGGCAGTGGCCTTGCGGTAGCCGAAGATCTCGCGGCGCAGCGGGCCGGCCAGCAGGTAGATGCCCAAAATATTGGGCACGGCCACGAAGAAGAAGGCGGCGTCGGAGAAGCGCACCACAGTGTCCAGCGATACAGCGGCGCCCACCACGATCATGATGAGGTAGCCGACCTTGTAAGCCATCTCGGCCTTCTTGCTGTTATTGAACACATAGCCAGCGGCCTTCTGCCCGTAGTAGGCATAGGACAGCAGAGTGGAGAAGGCGAAGATCACGATGCATACCGAGAGCACATAGGTGAAGCCGTGGTTGACGGTGGCGAAGGCGCTAGTAGCCATCATCACGCCCTCATCGCTGGGGTTCTTGTACTGGCCGGTGGTGATAATGGCCAGTGCGGTGAGAGTACACACCACCACGGAGTCCACGAAGGGCTCCCATGCTGCGGTCAGTCCTTCCTCTGTGGCGTGACGGTTCTTGGTGGCGGAGTGCGCGAAACCAGCGGTACCCACACCAGCAACGTTGGAGAACAGAGCTCGCTGAATACCGATCACCATCACACCAATGACACCGCCGGTCACGCCCTCGGGAGTGAAGGCGCCGGAGAAGATGAGGGAAATTGCATGCCCCAACTCGCCGAAGTTCACGGCGAGCACAGTGAGAACACCCAGCACGTACAGCGCAGACATCAGCGGGACCATGCGGGAGGTCCAGTTGGAGATCGACTGAATACCGCCAATGATCACGATGGCGGCAGGAATAGCAAGAATCACGCCGATCAACCAGGCGTTGCCGTTGAAGAAGCTATCCTCGCCGCCGGTGATCTCAATAACGTGCAAGGCCACCTGATTGGCCTGGAAGATATTGCCCGCACCGAAGGCGGCGATGGCAAAACCGATGGCGTAGATCATGCCCAGCACCTTGCCGAGCTTCGGTTTACCCACAGACTTCAAACCATCGCTGAGGTAGTACATCGGTCCGCCGGAGATGCTGCCATCGCTATTGACGCGGCGGAACATCTGGGAGAGGGTGGCCTCGGCGAGCTTTACTGCCATACCGATGATGCCGGCGATGATAATCCAGAGGGAGGCGCCGGGCCCGCCGGCGCCGATGGCCACAGCCACACCGGCGATATTTCCGAGTCCCACCGTTCCGGCGAGCTCGGTAGCGAAGGCTTGGAAACTTGTCACCTCGCCGGGATCTGATTTTTTGGCCAAACGGCCGCGAATCACGCGCAGAGTTTGCACCGCATCTTGGATGGGGCGTACGCGGAGGAAGAATGTGCAGAACAGGCCTGCGAGAAGAAGCCACACCACCACGAGGGGAAGCTCGGCTTCGCCCACGGGAATGGAGTAGAACACTACCTTCTCCATCACGTCCACAATGGGGCCGAAGACGGATTGGATAATGCTGTCGACTGACTTCGATTCCGACAAGGTGACGTAATCCATCACCATCAATCTCCTTTCACATGCACACACGTCGCCGTACTGGCGACGCGGCGCGGTGTCGTACGGTTGGTTTGTGTCTCACTGCATAGGGGCATGTGCCTAGAGACGTGAGGCTCATTGTATGTTATATACAACCGAGGGGTGCAAGTTACGTGCCGCCGCACGTCTGATGAGAGAGGCGAAGAAGGAGAGCACTGTGTCCGAACTACAGCGCTTCAACAGTGAGGATGGGCAGTCTGGCGCCACCTACAAAGCTCAGATTGAGGCACATATTCGGCGCCTGCTGTTGCGGGGGGATATGCAGGTGGGTCAGATCTATTCCGCCAATTCCATGGCCAAGGAATTGCATGTGTCCAACTCCCCAGTGCGGGAAGCGATGATGAGTCTGGTGGAGCGTCACCTGTTGGAATTGGTGCGGAATCGGGGCTTTCGGGTGGTGGAGCTCGACAGCACTGATGTGTGGGAGATCTACCAGCTGCGTCGCCTCGTGGAGGTGGAAGCGGTGCGCGTGGTGGCTGCCTCGCGTTTGGATTCTGTGCAGGTCAAGCGCCTCGAGGAGCTGGCTGCGCGCACGGATGAGCTGTCCAAGGCGGTTACGCGCGATGACATGTTTGATTATCTCGAGGCGGATCATCATTTTCACCTCTATCTCGTGTCGCTAACGGGCAATCGCCGCTGGGTGGAGGCTGTAGAGCGGCTGCGAGACCAGTCGCGCGTTAACGGGCTATATCTGAATCTGCTCGACTGTGGGAAGGTGGCGGACACTGCCGGCGAGCATCTCGAGATTGTGGATGCGGTGGTCACTCGCGATGTGCAGCGGGCCATGGAACTCATGGTGGCGCACCTGGAGTATGCCCGCACTGTGACGGGAGAAAAGGTCGAAGATGGCGCTTATCGACGCCCATCGGTGTGATCTAGGCCTTGACGGAGTGTGAGATGGGGCATATTCTCAGCAGTACGGTTATCGATAACTGGTCACTGTTGCCGCAAGGAAGGGATATGTGCCATGGAGGTCAAGATTTCTCTTGCCCCATCGTTGACGTGCATTCAGCCCGACTTCGCCAGTGTCGTGATTGTCGGCGGTGGAGTCATGGGGATGAGTACCGCGTGGCATCTCGCGCAGCGCGGGGTGCGGGGCATCGTTGTCGTCGAAAGTCACAGTGTGGGTGGCGGTTCTTCGGCAAAACCCATGGGAGGGGTGAGGGCGAACTTCTCCGATCCCATGAATGTCATACTGGGGCAGCGCTCGTTGGAAGCCTTTGCCTCATTTAATGAAGACTTCGGGGTCAACATCCAACTCAGCCGCGTAGGGTATCTCTTCCTTGCGCGTAACGAGGATGAGGCCGCCGATCTTGAGGAATCCACCCGCATTCAGAACGAATTGGGGGTGGATTCCTTTTTGGTTGGGCCAGAGCGAGTTGCGGAGCTCAACCCCTTCATCGATTCCAGCAAAGTGGTGGTGGGGGCTTATTCTCCCGAGGATGGCTATGCCTGCCCCGCCGCGGTGGTAGATGGCTATTGCCGCGCCGCCATGGAGCTCGGGGTGTCGGTGATGGACCACACCGAGGTACAGGGGATCGAAACGAAGGCCGGCAGGATCGATGCGGTGATGACGAACCGCGGAGTCATCCGCACCGAGAAGGTCATCTGCGCCGCCGGGGCGTGGAGCGCCGCGATCGGAGAGATGGCGGGCCATCCTTTGCCCGTGGATCCGGTGCGGCGCATGATCGGGCTCACCGCTCAGCGCCCCCGAGCCCATCCCACTGTGCCCTTCACGCTGGATCTGTCCACCACCTTCTACATGCACAATTACTACAACGGGCTGCTGTTGGGAATCTCGCATGAGGAGGACGTGGGATTTAACCGCGAGTGGTCCTATTGCTGGCTGGAGGAGTTCAACGCTGCCGCCCGCGCTATCGCGCCCGAGCTGGTTACCCCTGATCTCGAGGCTGGTTGGGCGGGCTTTTATGAAAACACCCCAGACCGCAACGCGATCATCGGCGCCTCGGACATTGTCCCCGGCTTCTACTACATCACTGGGTTTTCGGGGCACGGGTTCCTACAAGGCCCAGCGGCTGGGGAATTCATGGCAGACATTGTGCTGGGCACCGAGTCCTTCTTGGCGGCGCACGCCTATTCCGCGGAGCGCTTCGAAATGGATTCCATCAACACGATCGAAAAGTACATCATCTAGGAGGCCTCATGACTTTTGTGCACACATGGCAGCTCCGCGCCCGCTTCGCCCAGGCGCTGTCGGATATGTACGGCACCGAGGTGCCGGCCTATACCACCTTGGTGGAGGTGTCCGAGGAGGTCAATGCCCGCTATATGGACGCAATGGGCGAAGATGCTGAACGCTTGGGCAGTATTGAGCGGGTAACCGCCGAGCGGCATGGAGCTATCCGCGTGGGCAGCCCCGAGGAAATGGGGCAGGTGGCGCGGCTGTTTGCCGCCTTTGGTATGTATCCGGTGGGTTTTTATGATCTGCGCGATGCAGCCAGCTCGAGCGTGCCGGTCGTATCCACGGCCTTTCGCCCCGTGGATGCCGAAGAGCTCGCTAAAAATCCTTTCCGCGTGTTCACTTCGATGCTCACCAGCGATGACCCTCGCTTCTTCAGCGCTGATCTGAGCCGAAGAGTGCGGGAGTTCATCGGCTCGCGCACCTTGTTTGACGCCGAGCTCATGGCGCTGGCGGAGCGGGCCACGGCAGCTGGAGGGCTAGAGGAGCAGCCGGCGCAGGAGTTTATCGCCCGCGCCACCGCCGCCTTCGAGCTCGGCGAGGAGGCCATCGATCACGCTTGGTATCGCGAGCTGGAGGAGATCTCGGCGGTGGCCGCCGATATCGCTGGGGTGCGTGGAACCCACATCAATCATCTCACCCCGCGGGTGTTAGATATCGATGATCTCTACCAGAGCATGCAGGCCCGCGGAATCACGATGATTGATGAGATCCAGGGGCCACCTGGGTGGGAGGGACCCGATATCCTGCTGCGCCAAACCTCTTTCCGAGCCCTCGATGAGCAGCGGCTGTTTCGGCACCCCGATGGCGAGATCGCGCCCGGTTTCTTGCGGGTGCGCTTCGGCGAGGTGGAACAGCGCGGTATCGCGCTTACTCCCGCGGGGCGCAGCCTCTATGACGAGATGATCGCAGAGGTGGACCGCCGCTTAAGCACGCGTTCCGATGCCACCCGTGTTGAGGTAGCCACCGAGGTTTGGGAGGAGAATCTTCCTCGGGACGAACGCGGCCTGCGGGAACGGGGGCTGGCCTACTTCACCTTCCGCGCGGTGGGCACCTGCGAGAGCGACCGGCAGTGGGATATCGAAGAGCTCATCGAGGCTGGTGTGGTGCGCGCGGAGCCGATTGTGTACGAGGATTTCCTGCCGCGCTCTGCGGCGGGGATCTTCCAATCGAATCTCACGGGCGCCGGGCAGCGCAATGATGACGAGCGGGGCACAGACTATGACATCGCCACGCTGTCAGAGATTGTGGGCACCCCGATCCGCGAACCGTGGGAGCTCTACGCCGCCCAGCACGATGCCTCCCTCGCCGCAGTCTGTAGAGACCTCGGCGTGTCCTTGACTACACACACCAACTAAGCACGAGAAAGGCTTGTCATGACCACTCTTCACGATATGGCTACCGCCGCGCTTGCAGCTTGCGGAGCCACCACCGAGTTCACCCGCGGCGATCTGCTCTCGCGTACCCCGTTGACAGGCGAGAACCTGCTCGCCGTGGACGCCAGCACCCAGGAGGAGACCGAGGCCGCGATAGCCCACGCCGCTAAGGCCTTTCGTCGTTGGCGGGAGGTGCCGGCGCCGGCGCGGGGAGCGGTGGTGAAACGCTGGGGCGAGCTGCTGCGGGAGCACAAGCGAGACCTGGCGACTCTGGTGCAGATCGAGGCGGGCAAGTCCATGTCGGAGGCCGAGGGCGAGGTGCAGGAGATGATCGATATCTGCGACTTCGCGGTGGGGCAATCCCGGATGCTGTATGGCAAGACCATGCCCTCGGAGCGGCCCGGCCATCGGCTCATGGAAACCTGGCATCCGGTGGGAGTGGTAGGCGTGATCTCCGCCTTCAACTTCCCGGTTGCGGTGTATTCGTGGAATACCGCCATCGCCTTGGTGTGTGGCAACACCGTGGTGTGGAAGCCCTCGGAGATGTGCGTGCTTTCTGCGCTCGGGGCGCACGGGCTGTTGCGTCGCGCGGTGCTGGACTGCGACCAAGACCCGGAGATTCACCAGCTAGTGCTGGGTGCTGCCGAGCGCGGCGAACAATTGGTGGATGATCCCCGCGTGGCGCTGGTCTCTGCCACTGGTTCCACCCGCATGGGGCGCGAGGTGGCGCCCCGAGTAGCCGCCCGTTTCGGCCGCTACCTGCTGGAGCTGGGTGGTAATAATGCCGGCATCGTTACCCCTTCGGCGCGGTTGGATCTGGCCCTGCGTGGCATCGTCTTCGCTGCGGCCGGCACTGCGGGTCAGCGCTGCACCACGATGCGTCGACTCATCGTGCACGAATCGGTGGCCGAGGAACTCATCGGCACCATAGTGGAGGCCTACCGCAGCCTCACTATCGGCGATCCCCGTGACGAGTCCGTGTTGGTGGGGCCGCTGATCAACGAGGCAGCAATGACCGCGATGCAGGATGCGCTGCGCCAAGCCGAGGCTGAGGGCGGGGAGATACTCATCGGCGGCGAGCGGGTGCTTGTCGACGCCAACGAGCAGTCCTTTTATGTCGAACCAGCAGTGGTACGCATGCCCGCTCAAAGCGAGGTGGTGCGCACCGAAACCTTCGCCCCAATCCTGTATGTGCTCACCTACACGGACTTTGAGGAGGCGCTGGAGATGCACAACGCGGTGCCGCAGGGTCTATCCTCGGCGATCTTCACCCAAGACCAGGCCGAGGCCGAGCTGTTTCTTTCGGCGGGCGGCTCGGACTGCGGTATCGCCAACGTCAATATTGGCACCTCCGGCGCGGAGATCGGTGGGGCCTTCGGTGGAGAGAAGGACACCGGTGGTGGTCGCGAATCCGGATCCGATGCGTGGAAGGCCTATATGCGTCGCGCCACCAATACCGTCAATTATGGTGGCGAGTTGCCCTTGGCCCAGGGCGTGAAATTCCTTTAATCCCCGTGACTGCGCCCAGCGAGGTGGCGTCGTCACGCTATAGCTGAACAATGGGACAGGTAAGAGAGAAAGGAGGGAAAGATGGCGCAGACTCCGCCCCGCTGGGCGCACCTGGCGCACGCGTTGCGCCTGCGCCAAGACATGACCACCCGCGCCGCCTATACCTCGGACGCCTCGGTGTTTCGGCGGGTGCCGGCGGCGGTGGTGGAGCCGCGCAGTGCCGCAGATGTGCGCGATGCGCTGGAGCTGGCCAGGCTGCGGGGATGGAGCGTGACCAGCCGCGGGGGAGGCACTTCGGTGGCGGGAAATGCCATCGGCGAGGGGTTGATCATCGATACCTCGCGCCATCTCACCCGCATTCTCGAGATCGATCCTGACACCCGCACCGCCCTCGTGGAGCCCGGGGTGGTGTGCGATCGGCTGCGCGAAGCGGTCGCACCCTATGGGTTGAGCTATGGCCCTGATCCCTCCACTCACTCTCGGTGCACCATTGGCGGCATGGTGGCCAATAATGCATGTGGTTCGCATTCGGTGGCGTGGGGCACCGCCGCCGATAACCTCGTGGAGGCCACGCTGCTGCTCGCCGACGGCCGCGAGGTGCAGCTTGGGCCTGGGCAGTGCAGCGACAAAGCACTCAAGGAGCAGATCGATGCGCTGTGGCGTGAACACCGCGAGCTGATCGAGACAGAGCTGGGGAGGTTTCCGCGCCAAGTATCCGGCTATGGTCTGCATTATCTTCTGCCCGCTAAGGGAGGAAACTATGCCCAAGCGCTCGCTGGGTCAGAGGGCACACTCGGAGTGTTTACCCAGCTACGTGTGAAGCTGGTGGAGACACCCCCAGCCACCGCACTAGCAGTGCTCGCCTATGACACGGTGTTCGATGCGGCCGCGGCCGCCCCAAGGCTGCGCCGTGAGGGAGTGAGCACCATCGAGGGCATGGGCGGGGATCTGCTGGCTGCGCTGCGGGCTAAAAATGGCGAGAAGCGCGCCGGCTCTGCGTTGCCAGGGGTGGGCGCCAAGCAGCAGGCTGGGGGCTGGCTCTTTTGCGAGACCACGGGGGAGACTCTCGCCCAGGCGGAATCGCGAGCCCGGTCGCTGGTGAGCGCCGAGGTGATCGATCACGTGGTGGTGTCGGATCCGCAGGAGATGGGCGAGCTATGGCGCATTCGCGAATCCTCCGCAGGCCTGGCCACCCGGCTGCCCGATGGCGGTGAGGCTTGGCCCAGTTGGGAAGACAGCGCGGTGCCGCCGGAGAACCTCGCCTCCTACCTGCGCGGGCTCTACGAGCTCATGGATCGCTATGGGCTGCGCGGCATTCCCTTCGGGCACTTCGGCGAGGGCTGCATTCACGTGCGCATCTCCTTTGATCTGCACAGCGAGGAGGGGATCGCCGCCTTCCGCAGCTTCATGCATGAGGCCGCCGAACTGGTAACCGCCC from the Corynebacterium ciconiae DSM 44920 genome contains:
- a CDS encoding GntR family transcriptional regulator, translated to MSELQRFNSEDGQSGATYKAQIEAHIRRLLLRGDMQVGQIYSANSMAKELHVSNSPVREAMMSLVERHLLELVRNRGFRVVELDSTDVWEIYQLRRLVEVEAVRVVAASRLDSVQVKRLEELAARTDELSKAVTRDDMFDYLEADHHFHLYLVSLTGNRRWVEAVERLRDQSRVNGLYLNLLDCGKVADTAGEHLEIVDAVVTRDVQRAMELMVAHLEYARTVTGEKVEDGAYRRPSV
- a CDS encoding NAD(P)/FAD-dependent oxidoreductase; amino-acid sequence: MEVKISLAPSLTCIQPDFASVVIVGGGVMGMSTAWHLAQRGVRGIVVVESHSVGGGSSAKPMGGVRANFSDPMNVILGQRSLEAFASFNEDFGVNIQLSRVGYLFLARNEDEAADLEESTRIQNELGVDSFLVGPERVAELNPFIDSSKVVVGAYSPEDGYACPAAVVDGYCRAAMELGVSVMDHTEVQGIETKAGRIDAVMTNRGVIRTEKVICAAGAWSAAIGEMAGHPLPVDPVRRMIGLTAQRPRAHPTVPFTLDLSTTFYMHNYYNGLLLGISHEEDVGFNREWSYCWLEEFNAAARAIAPELVTPDLEAGWAGFYENTPDRNAIIGASDIVPGFYYITGFSGHGFLQGPAAGEFMADIVLGTESFLAAHAYSAERFEMDSINTIEKYII
- the hglS gene encoding 2-oxoadipate dioxygenase/decarboxylase, whose product is MTFVHTWQLRARFAQALSDMYGTEVPAYTTLVEVSEEVNARYMDAMGEDAERLGSIERVTAERHGAIRVGSPEEMGQVARLFAAFGMYPVGFYDLRDAASSSVPVVSTAFRPVDAEELAKNPFRVFTSMLTSDDPRFFSADLSRRVREFIGSRTLFDAELMALAERATAAGGLEEQPAQEFIARATAAFELGEEAIDHAWYRELEEISAVAADIAGVRGTHINHLTPRVLDIDDLYQSMQARGITMIDEIQGPPGWEGPDILLRQTSFRALDEQRLFRHPDGEIAPGFLRVRFGEVEQRGIALTPAGRSLYDEMIAEVDRRLSTRSDATRVEVATEVWEENLPRDERGLRERGLAYFTFRAVGTCESDRQWDIEELIEAGVVRAEPIVYEDFLPRSAAGIFQSNLTGAGQRNDDERGTDYDIATLSEIVGTPIREPWELYAAQHDASLAAVCRDLGVSLTTHTN
- the amaB gene encoding L-piperidine-6-carboxylate dehydrogenase, yielding MTTLHDMATAALAACGATTEFTRGDLLSRTPLTGENLLAVDASTQEETEAAIAHAAKAFRRWREVPAPARGAVVKRWGELLREHKRDLATLVQIEAGKSMSEAEGEVQEMIDICDFAVGQSRMLYGKTMPSERPGHRLMETWHPVGVVGVISAFNFPVAVYSWNTAIALVCGNTVVWKPSEMCVLSALGAHGLLRRAVLDCDQDPEIHQLVLGAAERGEQLVDDPRVALVSATGSTRMGREVAPRVAARFGRYLLELGGNNAGIVTPSARLDLALRGIVFAAAGTAGQRCTTMRRLIVHESVAEELIGTIVEAYRSLTIGDPRDESVLVGPLINEAAMTAMQDALRQAEAEGGEILIGGERVLVDANEQSFYVEPAVVRMPAQSEVVRTETFAPILYVLTYTDFEEALEMHNAVPQGLSSAIFTQDQAEAELFLSAGGSDCGIANVNIGTSGAEIGGAFGGEKDTGGGRESGSDAWKAYMRRATNTVNYGGELPLAQGVKFL